A single window of Doryrhamphus excisus isolate RoL2022-K1 chromosome 5, RoL_Dexc_1.0, whole genome shotgun sequence DNA harbors:
- the LOC131129327 gene encoding nipped-B-like protein B, with protein sequence MLEKRKKLEKRKKLEKRKKLEKHKKLEKRKKLEKGKKLEKGKKLEKGKKLEKGKKLEKGKKLEKGKKLEKGKKLEKRKKLEKGKKLEKGKKLEKGKKLEKGKKLEKGKKLEKGKKLEKRKKLEKGKKLEKGKKLEKGKKLEKGKKLEKGKKLEKGKKLEKGKKLEKGKKLEKGKKLEKRKKLEKGKKLEKGKKLEKGKKLEKGKKLEKGKKLEKGKKLEKGKKLEKGKRLEKGKRLEKGKRLEKGKKLEKGKKLEKGKKLEKGKKLEKGKKLEKRKKLEKGKKLEKGKKLEKGKKLEKGKKLEKGKKLEKGKKLEKGKKLEKGKKLEKGKKLEKGKRLEKGKRLEKGKKLEKGKKLEKGKKLEKGKKLEKGKKLEKGKKLEKRKKLEKGKKLEKGKKLEKGKKLEKGKKLEKGKKLEKRK encoded by the exons atgttagaaaaacgtaaaaagttagaaaaacgtaaaaagttagaaaaacgtaaaaagttagaaaaacataaaaagttagaaaaacgtaaaaagttagaaaaaggtaaaaagttagaaaaaggtaaaaagttagaaaaaggtaaaaagttagaaaaaggtaaaaagttagaaaaaggtaaaaagttagaaaaaggtaaaaagttagaaaaaggtaaaaagttagaaaaacgtaaaaagttagaaaaaggtaaaaagttagaaaaaggtaaaaagttagaaaaaggtaaaaagttagaaaaaggtaaaaagttagaaaaaggtaaaaagttagaaaaaggtaaaaagttagaaaaacgtaaaaagttagaaaaaggtaaaaagttagaaaaaggtaaaaagttagaaaaaggtaaaaagttagaaaaaggtaaaaagttagaaaaaggtaaaaagttagaaaaaggtaaaaagttagaaaaaggtaaaaagttagaaaaaggtaaaaagttagaaaaaggtaaaaagttagaaaaacgtaaaaagttagaaaaaggtaaaaagttagaaaaaggtaaaaagttagaaaaaggtaaaaagttagaaaaaggtaaaaagttagaaaaaggtaaaaagttagaaaaaggtaaaaagttagaaaaaggtaaaaagttagaaaaaggtaaaaggttagaaaaaggtaaaaggttagaaaaaggtaaaaggttagaaaaaggtaaaaagttagaaaaaggtaaaaagttagaaaaaggtaaaaagttagaaaaaggtaaaaagttagaaaaaggtaaaaagttagaaaaacgtaaaaagttagaaaaag gtaaaaagttagaaaaaggtaaaaagttagaaaaaggtaaaaagttagaaaaaggtaaaaagttagaaaaaggtaaaaagttagaaaaaggtaaaaagttagaaaaaggtaaaaagttagaaaaaggtaaaaagttagaaaaaggtaaaaagttagaaaaaggtaaaaggttagaaaaaggtaaaaggttagaaaaaggtaaaaagttagaaaaaggtaaaaagttagaaaaaggtaaaaagttagaaaaaggtaaaaagttagaaaaaggtaaaaagttagaaaaaggtaaaaagttagaaaaacgtaaaaagttagaaaaag gtaaaaagttagaaaaaggtaaaaagttagaaaaaggtaaaaagttagaaaaaggtaaaaagttagaaaaaggtaaaaagttagaaaaacgtaaatag